One genomic segment of Allocatelliglobosispora scoriae includes these proteins:
- a CDS encoding MFS transporter, with protein sequence MLSTSVTSAPRWVDRLSRLVLGDVVSASLWPILIITLLSTTVFSGVWGYVGVWAITAVQASPGDVGVMFLAYSVASGISGFGGGWLSDRVGRRSVMIVGWGVASVLIAVLPLARSSVWLALSLAVLAMVIGAPATSACATVISDLTDEGTREQAYAATRVMFNIGSVLGPPLAAIVLIARSWTLLFVAGSAVGLITVALVLMTLPRDHPGDRTAPEVAAAPRPERFVILRDRPFLLLLLSTLLGWFIYVAFSYVLPVVAVADYHTDPVAWGFIAAINPIIVVLFQMRTSRWTAGFSQSGKLFSASLLMGMPFLLLVVLPNAWGVVLLTLLFVVGEMLWAPVSQSLSVSMAPGSMRGSYMGAFRGVSQVAMGLAPFVVLRVYELGDDIAWVLLAVVSVLAAVGGWAAAAVAKRTGRVGQQT encoded by the coding sequence ATCCTGAGCACCTCAGTCACGTCGGCCCCTCGGTGGGTCGATCGCCTCAGCAGGCTGGTCCTCGGCGACGTCGTCTCGGCGTCGCTGTGGCCCATTCTGATCATCACGCTGCTCAGCACTACGGTGTTCTCCGGGGTCTGGGGTTATGTGGGCGTCTGGGCGATCACCGCGGTCCAGGCGTCCCCCGGCGACGTGGGCGTGATGTTCCTCGCCTACTCGGTCGCCTCCGGCATCTCCGGGTTCGGGGGCGGCTGGTTATCCGACCGGGTGGGCCGCAGATCGGTCATGATCGTGGGCTGGGGCGTGGCCTCCGTCCTGATCGCCGTGCTGCCGCTGGCCCGGAGCAGCGTGTGGCTGGCCCTGTCGCTGGCGGTCCTCGCCATGGTGATCGGCGCGCCGGCGACTTCGGCCTGCGCCACGGTGATCTCGGATCTCACGGACGAGGGCACGAGGGAACAGGCGTACGCGGCCACCCGGGTGATGTTCAACATCGGCTCGGTGCTGGGACCACCCCTCGCGGCGATCGTCCTGATCGCCCGGAGCTGGACCCTCCTGTTCGTCGCCGGCTCCGCGGTCGGCCTGATCACCGTGGCACTGGTGCTGATGACGCTGCCGCGTGACCACCCGGGCGATCGCACCGCCCCGGAGGTCGCCGCGGCGCCCAGACCGGAGAGGTTCGTCATCCTCCGCGACCGGCCGTTCCTGTTGCTGCTGCTCTCCACCCTGCTCGGCTGGTTCATCTACGTGGCGTTCTCCTACGTGCTGCCGGTGGTGGCCGTGGCGGACTACCACACCGACCCCGTCGCCTGGGGCTTCATCGCGGCCATCAACCCGATCATCGTGGTGCTGTTCCAGATGCGGACCTCGCGGTGGACCGCGGGCTTCAGCCAGTCCGGGAAGCTCTTCTCCGCAAGCCTCCTGATGGGTATGCCCTTCCTCCTGCTCGTCGTCCTCCCTAACGCGTGGGGGGTGGTGCTTCTGACGCTGCTGTTCGTCGTCGGCGAGATGCTCTGGGCGCCCGTCTCGCAGTCGCTCTCCGTCAGCATGGCCCCTGGCAGCATGCGCGGTTCTTACATGGGCGCGTTCCGCGGCGTCAGCCAGGTCGCCATGGGACTCGCGCCCTTCGTCGTCCTGCGCGTGTACGAACTGGGCGACGACATCGCCTGGGTCCTCCTCGCCGTGGTGTCGGTCCTCGCCGCGGTCGGAGGGTGGGCGGCGGCTGCCGTCGCCAAGAGGACAGGCCGCGTCGGACAGCAGACGTAG
- a CDS encoding ATP-binding protein, translated as MTAEMLRAPAEIKYSEELDWLESIDDSPKPFTWRLSPRMVRLFILGSERADGLAREIPQKWFGDRSFVERAIVTLASDRGLLLIGDPGTGKSWLAELLAAAISRNSTLVVQGTAGTTEDHIKYSWNVSQVIAKGQSRDSMIPSPIMTAMEKGMIGRFEELTRSTSDVQDALISILSEKYISIPELEDDNIVFAQPGFSIIATANSRDRGVNDLSSALKRRFNFVRIPVVTNKRSEAEIVRFRTVELLRRHQIELEVPPTLLDILLQSFADLRAGAAAAGSDDEKLESALSTAEQIGVLEDAILHSNFFGDRQLRAQTLAGSLVGTLARRAPEDLAILNKYWHGVIEPRSKAEGGEWPAFLDGGREALATLS; from the coding sequence ATGACCGCCGAGATGCTGCGCGCCCCCGCCGAGATCAAGTACTCCGAGGAGCTGGACTGGCTGGAGTCCATCGACGACAGCCCGAAGCCGTTCACCTGGCGGCTGAGCCCGCGCATGGTCCGACTGTTCATCCTGGGTTCCGAGCGCGCCGACGGGCTGGCCCGGGAGATCCCGCAGAAGTGGTTCGGCGACCGCAGCTTCGTCGAGCGGGCCATCGTGACCCTCGCCTCCGACCGGGGGCTGCTGCTCATCGGCGACCCGGGCACCGGCAAGAGCTGGCTCGCCGAACTGCTGGCCGCCGCGATCAGCCGCAACTCGACCCTGGTGGTGCAGGGCACCGCCGGGACCACCGAGGACCACATCAAATACTCGTGGAACGTTTCGCAGGTGATCGCGAAGGGCCAGTCCCGCGACTCGATGATCCCCTCGCCGATCATGACCGCGATGGAGAAGGGCATGATCGGGCGCTTCGAGGAGCTGACCCGGTCGACCAGCGACGTGCAGGACGCGCTGATCTCGATCCTGTCCGAGAAATACATCTCCATCCCGGAGCTGGAGGACGACAACATCGTCTTCGCCCAGCCCGGCTTCTCCATCATCGCCACCGCCAACAGCCGCGACCGGGGCGTCAACGACCTGTCGTCGGCGCTCAAGCGCCGCTTCAACTTCGTCCGCATCCCGGTCGTGACCAACAAGCGCAGCGAGGCGGAGATCGTCCGGTTCCGCACGGTCGAGCTGCTGCGCCGCCACCAGATCGAGCTGGAGGTGCCGCCGACGCTGCTCGACATCCTGCTGCAGAGCTTCGCCGACCTGCGCGCCGGCGCCGCCGCAGCGGGCAGCGACGACGAGAAGCTGGAGTCGGCGCTGTCGACGGCGGAGCAGATCGGCGTGCTGGAGGACGCGATCCTGCACAGCAACTTCTTCGGCGACCGGCAGCTGCGCGCCCAGACCCTCGCCGGGTCGCTGGTCGGAACGCTCGCCCGGCGGGCGCCGGAGGACCTCGCCATCCTCAACAAATACTGGCACGGCGTCATCGAGCCGCGCAGCAAGGCCGAGGGCGGCGAGTGGCCCGCGTTCCTCGACGGCGGGCGCGAGGCACTGGCGACATTGTCGTGA
- a CDS encoding acyl-CoA-binding protein produces MIAAAVQRKRLERLQFSGVAVASLGLTSATSAMAADAHPVRHAPILETLTLEQRFLACVETVTQLNSTPTSEEQLELYALFKQSTVGDNTTPRPTSLFDLARRARWDAWTRQSGKTQNQAMQDYISFAEGLIDTYGIH; encoded by the coding sequence GTGATCGCGGCGGCGGTTCAGCGCAAGCGCCTCGAACGACTTCAGTTCAGTGGTGTTGCCGTAGCTTCACTGGGGCTGACCTCGGCCACCTCGGCCATGGCCGCCGACGCCCACCCGGTACGGCATGCGCCGATCCTGGAGACCTTGACGCTTGAGCAGCGGTTCCTGGCCTGCGTCGAAACCGTTACCCAGCTCAACAGCACACCCACCAGCGAGGAACAGCTCGAGCTGTATGCCCTGTTCAAGCAGTCCACCGTGGGTGACAACACCACCCCGAGGCCGACAAGCCTGTTCGACCTCGCCCGGCGCGCTCGTTGGGACGCTTGGACTCGGCAGAGCGGCAAGACTCAGAACCAGGCGATGCAGGACTACATCTCCTTCGCCGAGGGGCTCATCGACACCTACGGCATTCACTGA
- a CDS encoding SagB/ThcOx family dehydrogenase, giving the protein MIDAEVIKVFSGSGSDRENLEFTDQALLTWLLSCTDGADPASLAQALAGHLGTDATEAYKMVEFFIENGVLVTTATSARYRVKGEPWERRGWRDAFDFHAATTGLRFEKLWGSDYARELFESYVADPTFGPQPTIFKDTPPGQGQSLGDGVAWDPLPVSAVLERRTIADGPAAATVGMDAVASLLSHAFATQRTMEIMVLGPHQQRSYPSGGARHPLELYVGVRRVPGIEAGVYHYDPLSKELTRVAGSDAAEQLDAAAPQAVSAPVVLFMTSRWIRHLWKYRYARSYRMVLMEAGHAAQSLRMAGAALGLDVVSTAQVAETAITRLLGLEDQWDESPLYVLAVNGGRDR; this is encoded by the coding sequence TTGATCGACGCAGAAGTCATCAAAGTATTCAGCGGTTCGGGATCCGACCGCGAGAACCTTGAATTCACCGACCAGGCGCTTCTGACGTGGCTCCTCTCCTGCACCGACGGAGCCGATCCCGCGTCCCTGGCGCAGGCCCTCGCCGGGCACCTGGGCACCGACGCCACCGAGGCGTACAAGATGGTCGAGTTCTTCATCGAGAACGGCGTCCTCGTCACCACCGCGACGTCGGCCCGATACCGCGTCAAGGGCGAGCCCTGGGAACGCCGGGGCTGGCGCGACGCCTTCGACTTCCACGCCGCGACGACCGGACTGCGCTTCGAAAAGCTGTGGGGCAGCGACTACGCGCGGGAACTCTTCGAAAGCTACGTCGCGGACCCTACCTTCGGACCTCAGCCGACCATCTTCAAGGACACGCCGCCGGGACAGGGCCAGTCCCTCGGCGACGGCGTCGCATGGGATCCGCTCCCCGTCAGCGCCGTCCTGGAGCGGCGGACGATCGCCGACGGTCCCGCCGCCGCGACGGTCGGCATGGACGCCGTCGCGAGCCTTCTCAGTCACGCGTTCGCCACCCAGCGGACGATGGAGATCATGGTGCTGGGGCCGCACCAGCAACGGTCGTACCCGTCGGGCGGCGCGCGGCACCCCCTGGAGCTCTACGTCGGCGTCCGCCGTGTGCCCGGTATCGAAGCGGGCGTCTACCACTACGACCCGCTGAGCAAGGAGCTCACCCGCGTCGCCGGCAGTGACGCCGCCGAACAGCTCGACGCGGCCGCGCCGCAGGCCGTCAGCGCTCCGGTCGTCCTGTTCATGACGTCCCGGTGGATCCGCCACCTGTGGAAATACCGGTACGCGAGGTCCTACCGGATGGTTCTCATGGAGGCCGGACACGCGGCGCAGTCCCTGCGCATGGCCGGGGCGGCTCTCGGCCTGGACGTCGTCTCCACCGCCCAGGTCGCCGAGACGGCGATCACCCGGCTGCTCGGGCTGGAGGACCAGTGGGACGAATCTCCCCTCTACGTGCTGGCGGTCAACGGAGGGCGAGACAGATGA
- a CDS encoding nitroreductase family protein, whose translation MTQAPDAQTIASPDQEMWLVPHTAVTRSLTEPTGFRIAWGEGPARDEITDLSPALAEWLLSLNSPVTPRRMAHTLQTALRIPSAEASALVAGLINRGLFASQPHSLSEGHRIWSAIGWHDAAALHSATRDTALRYEPLDAPTDDLPSVTDHTSVHAVALPPVSRSLDQADFFTAFKDRRTHRNFQNTTLTVQQLADLLHWTFRPAVPNGPAAAEDSASRPVTPFSAQRPGADLPAEPLTAFVLLDPKTGPAELLKVDWRFRYSARHHTLEPAGNGPKIESISELLWDQDFSVGAPAFIIFCVNWREYMARHRSSYGYRLSQLDLGSFMQTALVAASALHLRTFLTPALDDERFAQILGTEDSEQAPCYMLAIGGRES comes from the coding sequence ATGACGCAGGCCCCTGACGCGCAGACCATCGCATCACCCGACCAGGAGATGTGGCTCGTGCCGCACACCGCGGTGACCCGCTCCCTGACAGAGCCCACCGGATTCCGGATCGCGTGGGGCGAAGGCCCCGCCCGCGACGAGATCACCGACCTGTCACCGGCGCTCGCGGAGTGGCTGCTCTCCCTCAACAGCCCCGTCACCCCGCGGCGGATGGCACACACCCTCCAGACAGCGCTCCGCATCCCCTCCGCCGAGGCGTCGGCCCTCGTCGCCGGGCTGATCAACCGGGGCCTGTTCGCCTCACAACCGCACTCGCTGTCCGAGGGCCACCGGATCTGGTCGGCCATCGGCTGGCACGACGCCGCGGCGCTGCACAGCGCGACCCGCGACACGGCGCTGCGGTACGAACCGCTCGACGCGCCCACGGACGACCTGCCCTCGGTCACCGACCACACCTCCGTGCATGCGGTCGCGCTGCCGCCGGTCAGCCGGAGCCTGGACCAGGCCGACTTCTTCACCGCGTTCAAGGACCGGCGGACGCACCGCAACTTCCAGAACACGACACTCACCGTGCAGCAGCTCGCCGACCTGCTGCACTGGACCTTTCGGCCGGCCGTCCCGAACGGCCCGGCCGCGGCGGAGGACTCGGCATCCCGCCCGGTCACCCCGTTCTCGGCACAGCGGCCCGGTGCGGACCTTCCGGCCGAACCGCTGACGGCGTTCGTCCTGCTCGACCCCAAGACCGGTCCCGCCGAACTGCTCAAGGTCGACTGGCGCTTCCGGTACTCCGCCCGGCACCACACGCTGGAACCCGCCGGCAACGGACCCAAGATCGAATCCATCAGCGAGTTGCTCTGGGACCAGGACTTCAGCGTCGGCGCCCCGGCGTTCATCATCTTCTGCGTCAACTGGCGCGAGTACATGGCGCGCCACCGGTCGTCATACGGCTACCGCTTGTCTCAGCTGGACCTCGGATCCTTCATGCAGACCGCCTTGGTGGCGGCGAGCGCCCTGCACCTGAGGACGTTCCTGACGCCCGCGCTCGACGACGAGCGGTTCGCCCAGATCCTCGGCACCGAGGACAGCGAGCAGGCGCCGTGCTACATGCTGGCTATCGGAGGTCGTGAATCCTGA
- a CDS encoding DUF5682 family protein: MTTTFDALRGQLLDAAATLADGPDALAGILSGIVDDVDRALAERLEIFPVCHHSPASAIAMARRLRAKQPRVVYLELCEDMAPLLTELRNCRLPVAVQAFAGEVDGFPQEWSPLSVVAPITEASAEYQAISYALDTPGVELVLVDRSTDHVYQWQPRDHDPAAEPAPAEPADAESPPAEEAAMHGDAVGVEIGDLRPRFAELEAHLLHHGRVRHWSEWWDQYVEQPLADADYDTYRQVLVLIGSLFRRLAPGRHDRVRVDEDRERYMWTRMREHLAASGTDPGDCLYVCGAFHAASRVAEFGVDGTDTFEITPRTATVWRYGLIPSSHSSIEAQFGLAAGSVSIAAAVWAKSLTRSGVTPYQLEGQQGTRKPPKKAKPVAPAVPGAPVTDQLSGFLARPPVLDRLDEDELLGWCVEIVRLARRNGYLASTADAIAVFETSILLAGMRGRARPTPYDFQDAAVTCIEKDAVPGRRDVRRLCEILLGGDRIGQVGYDALPPLARDVYDRLTPLGLKLDQRGVQRALLDIAAKPELAKCSDVLWILRYLLPTGAVRPIMGERTLGEKAIQESWDVAIGTHQRDLVEIGYEGVTIEQVLEQRLRRSVWDPQATAAVALRAVEDATLYLRSARLADELGARAVELLAAERTVDDAPEVLRRARRLLAHYRATEPVLPAWLEGFVKAGYAHYCTLLPAAFVDDEAGAQQVAAMLGFLFSMESLALSLGCDRAQLEIAVAQSHPQAPAKTALHWAARYHLGGMTRAELRERCDALLSSPLTLPAYPQYLSGFLQALEPVPGLVGFVVEAISTAFGRLPDTVLLPWLPALITTLRKEGGDLAPLLVREAGRIFPAGLAAVDAWTPPWSAAAAVPQAAARRPTGPSAATALLAGHPAAADALAALLGCEDGWQLDGGQEAHQAHQAHGLLQRHPESAEALLAAIGPG, from the coding sequence GTGACGACCACCTTCGACGCGCTGCGCGGGCAGCTGCTCGACGCCGCCGCGACGCTCGCCGACGGACCCGACGCGCTCGCTGGCATCCTGTCCGGGATCGTCGACGACGTCGACCGGGCTCTCGCCGAACGGCTGGAGATCTTCCCTGTCTGCCACCACTCGCCGGCGTCGGCGATCGCGATGGCCCGGCGGCTGCGCGCCAAACAGCCCCGGGTCGTCTACCTGGAGCTGTGCGAGGACATGGCGCCGCTCCTCACCGAGCTGCGCAACTGCCGGCTGCCGGTCGCGGTGCAGGCGTTCGCCGGGGAGGTCGACGGCTTCCCGCAGGAGTGGTCGCCGCTGTCGGTGGTCGCGCCGATCACCGAGGCGTCCGCGGAGTACCAGGCCATCTCGTACGCACTGGACACGCCCGGTGTCGAGCTGGTGCTCGTGGACCGGTCGACCGACCACGTCTACCAGTGGCAGCCCCGCGACCACGACCCAGCGGCCGAGCCCGCCCCGGCCGAGCCCGCTGACGCCGAGAGCCCGCCGGCCGAGGAGGCCGCCATGCACGGCGACGCGGTCGGGGTCGAGATCGGCGACCTGCGGCCGCGCTTCGCCGAGCTGGAGGCGCACCTGCTGCACCACGGCCGGGTGCGGCACTGGTCGGAGTGGTGGGACCAGTATGTCGAGCAGCCGCTCGCCGACGCCGACTACGACACCTACCGGCAGGTGCTGGTGCTGATCGGCAGCCTGTTCCGCCGGCTGGCACCGGGCCGCCACGACCGGGTGCGGGTCGACGAGGACCGCGAGCGCTACATGTGGACCCGGATGCGCGAGCACCTCGCCGCCTCCGGCACCGACCCCGGTGACTGCCTGTATGTCTGCGGGGCGTTCCACGCCGCGAGCCGGGTCGCCGAGTTCGGGGTGGACGGCACCGACACCTTCGAGATCACCCCCCGGACCGCGACCGTCTGGCGCTACGGGCTGATCCCGTCGAGCCACTCGTCGATCGAGGCGCAGTTCGGGCTGGCCGCCGGGTCGGTGTCCATCGCTGCGGCGGTCTGGGCGAAGTCGCTGACCAGGTCCGGTGTCACGCCGTACCAGCTGGAGGGGCAGCAGGGCACCCGTAAGCCGCCGAAGAAGGCCAAGCCGGTCGCGCCGGCCGTGCCGGGCGCCCCGGTCACCGACCAGCTGTCCGGCTTCCTGGCCCGGCCGCCGGTCCTCGACCGGCTCGACGAGGACGAACTGCTCGGGTGGTGCGTCGAGATCGTCCGGCTGGCCCGGCGCAACGGCTACCTCGCCAGCACCGCCGACGCCATCGCGGTCTTCGAGACATCGATCCTGCTCGCCGGGATGCGCGGGCGGGCCCGCCCGACGCCCTACGACTTCCAGGACGCCGCCGTCACCTGCATCGAGAAGGACGCCGTCCCGGGCAGGCGCGACGTGCGGCGGCTCTGCGAGATCCTGCTCGGCGGCGACCGGATCGGCCAGGTCGGCTACGACGCGCTGCCCCCGCTGGCCCGCGACGTCTACGACCGGCTCACACCGCTCGGGCTGAAGCTCGACCAGCGCGGCGTGCAGCGGGCCCTGCTCGACATCGCGGCCAAGCCGGAGCTGGCGAAGTGCTCCGACGTGCTGTGGATCCTGCGGTACCTGCTGCCCACCGGTGCGGTGCGGCCGATCATGGGCGAACGCACGCTCGGCGAGAAGGCGATCCAGGAGTCCTGGGACGTGGCGATCGGCACGCACCAGCGCGACCTGGTCGAGATCGGCTACGAGGGCGTCACCATCGAGCAGGTGCTCGAGCAGCGGCTGCGCCGGTCGGTGTGGGACCCGCAGGCGACGGCAGCCGTGGCACTGCGGGCGGTCGAGGACGCCACGCTCTACCTGCGCTCCGCCCGGCTCGCCGACGAGCTCGGCGCCCGTGCCGTGGAGCTGCTCGCCGCCGAGCGGACCGTCGACGACGCGCCCGAGGTGCTGCGCCGGGCCAGGCGGCTGCTGGCCCATTACCGGGCCACCGAGCCGGTGCTGCCGGCCTGGCTGGAGGGGTTCGTCAAGGCGGGCTACGCCCACTACTGCACGCTCCTGCCGGCCGCGTTCGTCGACGACGAGGCGGGCGCCCAGCAGGTCGCGGCGATGCTCGGCTTCCTGTTCAGCATGGAGAGCCTTGCGCTGTCGCTCGGCTGCGACCGGGCGCAGCTGGAGATCGCGGTGGCGCAATCGCATCCGCAGGCACCGGCGAAGACCGCCCTGCACTGGGCGGCCCGCTACCACCTCGGCGGGATGACCCGGGCCGAGCTGCGCGAGCGGTGCGACGCGCTGCTGTCCAGCCCGCTGACGCTGCCCGCCTACCCGCAGTACCTCAGCGGGTTCCTGCAGGCGCTCGAACCGGTGCCGGGGCTGGTCGGATTCGTCGTCGAGGCGATCTCCACCGCCTTCGGCCGGCTGCCCGACACCGTGCTGCTGCCGTGGCTGCCCGCGTTGATCACGACGCTGCGCAAGGAGGGCGGCGACCTGGCTCCCCTGCTGGTGAGGGAGGCGGGCCGGATCTTCCCCGCCGGGCTCGCCGCCGTGGACGCGTGGACCCCGCCGTGGTCGGCGGCGGCCGCGGTCCCGCAGGCTGCGGCGCGCAGGCCGACCGGGCCGTCTGCGGCGACGGCGCTGCTGGCCGGCCATCCGGCGGCCGCCGACGCGCTGGCCGCGCTGCTCGGCTGCGAGGACGGGTGGCAGCTCGACGGCGGGCAGGAGGCGCATCAGGCGCATCAGGCGCACGGCCTGCTGCAGCGCCACCCCGAGTCCGCCGAGGCGCTGCTGGCCGCGATCGGACCCGGCTGA
- a CDS encoding dihydrofolate reductase family protein yields MAASYTFDVFSSLDGYGAASGDWTGYWGKQGPELLAHRLAQYEEDQRMVFGATTYREFTDMLAASTEDSDVRDPWVTRMRNLPATIVSTTLEEPLDWPNAAVANGDAVDVVARLKEESDVPLRSHGSLSMNRALMAAGLVDRVQVTVFPVITGRTGLAPIFQGAADFDLQLIETRTLDGNIQELIYRPSLHP; encoded by the coding sequence ATGGCCGCCAGCTATACCTTCGACGTCTTCTCCAGCCTCGACGGCTACGGCGCCGCCAGCGGCGACTGGACCGGATACTGGGGCAAGCAGGGCCCCGAACTGCTCGCCCACCGCCTCGCCCAGTACGAGGAGGACCAGCGGATGGTCTTCGGGGCCACCACCTACCGCGAGTTCACCGACATGCTGGCCGCCAGCACCGAGGACTCCGACGTGCGCGACCCGTGGGTCACCCGGATGCGGAACCTGCCCGCCACGATCGTCTCCACGACGCTGGAAGAGCCCCTCGACTGGCCGAACGCGGCGGTGGCGAACGGCGACGCTGTCGACGTCGTGGCCCGGCTCAAGGAAGAGTCCGACGTGCCGCTGCGCTCGCACGGCAGCCTGTCGATGAACCGGGCGCTGATGGCCGCCGGTCTCGTCGACCGCGTACAGGTGACCGTGTTCCCCGTCATCACCGGACGCACCGGGCTGGCCCCGATCTTCCAGGGCGCCGCAGACTTCGACCTTCAGCTGATCGAGACCCGGACGCTGGACGGCAACATCCAGGAGCTGATCTACCGGCCCAGCCTGCACCCCTGA
- a CDS encoding VWA domain-containing protein, with amino-acid sequence MSEPITDADANRRQVLYWRLIARLFDREEQAALEAASLSIVEDIGLPAALLDPSVSVDNVAQRFPDLAAEFDGLMTPPESDERDGAAEVRRAAMASKLLLNVFDTGRGTVSATQLGRWQSDSGWLGRAFGQGPGQGGGQSPVAPMLGEIEADLVKRMHLREVLADPVLAGKLTPSMSLIEQLLRDKSNLSGVALANAKALIRRFVDDVASVLRTQVERTAVGKIDRSVPPKRVFRNLDLDRTIWKNLTNWSPEDERLYVDRLFYRQTARKTTPSRLIVVVDQSGSMVDSMVNCTILASIFAGLPRVDVHLIAYDTKAIDLTPWVHDPFETLLRTNLGGGNDGPVAMAMARPKIAEPQNTVMVWISDFYEFDRSQPLYDSMVAVHRSGVKLIPVGSVNSSGTQSVNPWFRQRFKDLGTPVISGHIRKLVFELKNFLAS; translated from the coding sequence ATGAGCGAACCGATCACCGACGCCGACGCCAACCGCCGCCAGGTCCTCTACTGGCGGCTCATCGCCCGGCTGTTCGACCGGGAGGAGCAGGCGGCGCTCGAGGCGGCGAGCCTGTCCATCGTGGAGGACATCGGCCTGCCGGCGGCGCTGCTGGACCCCTCGGTCTCCGTCGACAACGTGGCGCAGCGGTTCCCCGACCTCGCCGCCGAGTTCGACGGGCTGATGACGCCGCCCGAGTCCGACGAGCGGGACGGCGCCGCCGAGGTGCGCCGCGCCGCGATGGCGTCGAAGCTGCTGCTCAACGTCTTCGACACCGGCCGGGGCACCGTCTCGGCGACGCAGCTGGGCCGGTGGCAGTCCGACTCCGGCTGGCTGGGGCGTGCCTTCGGCCAAGGACCGGGGCAGGGCGGCGGGCAGTCCCCGGTGGCGCCGATGCTCGGCGAGATCGAGGCGGACCTGGTCAAGCGCATGCACCTTCGGGAGGTGCTCGCCGATCCGGTGCTGGCGGGCAAGCTCACGCCGAGCATGTCGCTGATCGAGCAGCTGCTGCGCGACAAGTCCAACCTGTCCGGGGTGGCGCTGGCGAACGCGAAGGCGCTGATCCGCCGGTTCGTCGACGACGTCGCGTCGGTGCTGCGGACGCAGGTGGAGCGCACTGCCGTCGGCAAGATCGACCGGTCGGTGCCGCCGAAGCGGGTGTTCCGCAACCTCGACCTCGACCGCACGATCTGGAAGAACCTCACCAACTGGAGCCCGGAGGACGAGCGGCTCTACGTCGACCGGTTGTTCTACCGGCAGACGGCCCGCAAGACGACGCCGTCGCGGCTGATCGTGGTGGTGGACCAGTCCGGCTCGATGGTCGACTCGATGGTCAACTGCACGATCCTCGCCTCGATCTTCGCCGGGCTGCCCCGGGTCGATGTGCACCTCATCGCCTATGACACCAAGGCGATCGACCTGACGCCGTGGGTGCACGACCCGTTCGAGACGCTTCTGCGAACCAATCTGGGCGGCGGCAACGACGGACCGGTCGCGATGGCGATGGCCCGGCCGAAGATCGCCGAGCCGCAGAACACGGTGATGGTGTGGATCTCGGACTTCTACGAGTTCGACCGCTCCCAGCCGCTCTACGACAGCATGGTCGCCGTCCACCGGTCCGGGGTGAAGCTGATCCCGGTCGGCTCGGTGAACAGCTCCGGCACCCAGAGCGTCAACCCGTGGTTCCGCCAGCGGTTCAAGGACCTCGGCACGCCGGTGATCTCCGGCCACATTCGCAAGCTCGTGTTCGAACTCAAGAACTTCCTCGCTTCTTAG
- a CDS encoding GNAT family N-acetyltransferase produces MTRMPLPAPTLHTARLRLRPFDDADAGDLFALHSNAYVLRYWDSPPWSDRARAERFISGCRQMAEEGSGARLAVDRASDGAFLGWCSFNGWNPDYRSASLGYCYTEAAWGHGYATEAARALLGWAFDTLDLNRVQTETDTRNVASARVLEKLGFVREGTLREDCIVNGDVSDSWVYGLLKREWQPSSEPVPAR; encoded by the coding sequence ATGACGCGCATGCCGCTGCCCGCCCCCACGCTGCACACCGCCCGCCTCCGGCTGCGCCCCTTCGACGACGCCGACGCCGGCGACCTCTTCGCGCTGCACAGCAACGCCTACGTGCTGCGCTACTGGGACTCGCCGCCGTGGAGCGACCGCGCCCGCGCCGAGCGGTTCATCTCGGGTTGCCGGCAGATGGCGGAGGAGGGCTCCGGGGCGCGGCTGGCCGTGGATCGCGCCTCCGACGGGGCCTTTCTCGGCTGGTGCAGCTTCAACGGGTGGAATCCCGACTACCGCAGCGCGTCTCTGGGTTACTGCTACACCGAGGCGGCGTGGGGCCACGGCTACGCGACGGAGGCCGCGCGCGCCCTGCTGGGCTGGGCATTCGACACGCTGGACCTCAACCGCGTCCAGACGGAGACCGATACCCGCAACGTCGCATCCGCCCGCGTGCTGGAGAAGCTCGGGTTCGTGCGCGAAGGCACGCTGCGGGAGGACTGCATCGTCAACGGCGATGTCTCCGACTCGTGGGTCTACGGGCTGCTCAAACGGGAGTGGCAGCCCTCGTCCGAGCCGGTTCCAGCCCGCTGA
- a CDS encoding GNAT family N-acetyltransferase: protein MPTLISPTTSLYAAFQDCRDDWGPGLHEDGFGIGPDDDLDSPDSLADWVRRRVRLDHGAGEPCPDERHASCRWIVEDGQVLGGIALRHRPDDNLGQIGYGVRPSARRRGLASWALGEMLREARTVLGLHQVLIPCLEDNLASARTIESQGGVLQGILDTGHVRVRRYWITLSR, encoded by the coding sequence ATGCCAACTCTGATATCGCCCACCACCAGCCTGTACGCCGCCTTCCAGGACTGCCGCGACGACTGGGGTCCCGGTCTGCACGAGGACGGCTTCGGCATCGGCCCCGACGACGACCTGGACTCCCCCGACAGCCTCGCCGACTGGGTGCGGCGACGCGTCCGGCTCGACCACGGAGCCGGGGAACCGTGCCCCGACGAGCGGCACGCCTCCTGCCGGTGGATCGTCGAGGACGGGCAGGTGCTCGGGGGTATCGCGCTGCGGCACCGGCCGGACGACAACCTGGGCCAGATCGGCTACGGCGTACGTCCCTCCGCACGCCGACGCGGCCTGGCAAGCTGGGCCCTGGGTGAGATGCTCCGCGAGGCCCGCACCGTTCTGGGCCTGCACCAGGTGCTCATTCCCTGCCTGGAGGACAACCTCGCCTCGGCGCGCACCATCGAGAGCCAGGGCGGCGTGCTCCAGGGCATCCTGGACACCGGTCACGTCCGGGTCCGCCGCTACTGGATCACACTCAGCCGCTGA